A portion of the Acidobacteriota bacterium genome contains these proteins:
- a CDS encoding WS/DGAT domain-containing protein, with protein MQAEPVAASDALWLQDSPHNLMNIVGVYTTDTLDAATLRSVWLARVQSLDDGRRFPRFSKKVVSINGRDHWSEDPDFDIERHIFEVEPSDHWGDGSWTRERLTDYLGHLAADPLPRDRPLWQILVLQGIDKGKSAVITRIHHCMGDGMALIPIMFSIQDPIGEGAERVEPKADDPTRRVAKAKPSRAKLWLKAPLAGPFVLLRKALARPDRSALHGPRPGGEKRVAWSQPIPLAQVKAIKNALGATVNDVLMAAVAGAFRRYLEQGGEPYDARLRASVPVNVRSAGEIPKMENRFATVLLDLPLHIGDGLTRVREVKARMDALKRSVEPLVMFGAVQVVLKTLPQRASRWVADFFANKCTCVLTNVPGPQEPVAISGRRIHDMMFWVPQRAHIGIGVSILSFAGTVRLGVISDVDLMAEPHRLVEAFREELEILREVSEKPVST; from the coding sequence ATGCAGGCTGAACCCGTCGCCGCCTCGGATGCCCTATGGCTCCAGGACTCGCCGCACAACCTGATGAACATCGTCGGGGTGTACACCACCGATACCCTAGACGCGGCCACCCTGCGATCCGTCTGGCTGGCCCGGGTACAGTCCCTCGATGACGGCCGCCGCTTCCCGCGTTTCAGCAAGAAAGTGGTGTCCATCAACGGGCGCGATCACTGGTCAGAGGATCCCGACTTCGACATTGAACGGCACATCTTCGAGGTCGAACCCAGCGACCACTGGGGCGACGGCTCGTGGACCCGTGAGCGCCTGACGGACTACCTCGGCCACCTCGCCGCCGACCCCCTACCGCGGGACCGGCCGCTGTGGCAGATCTTGGTCCTGCAGGGGATCGACAAGGGCAAGAGTGCAGTGATCACCCGCATCCATCACTGTATGGGCGACGGCATGGCCCTCATCCCGATCATGTTCTCGATCCAGGATCCGATCGGCGAAGGAGCGGAGCGAGTCGAGCCCAAAGCCGACGATCCGACCCGGCGGGTGGCGAAGGCCAAGCCCAGCCGCGCCAAGCTGTGGCTCAAGGCACCCCTGGCGGGGCCTTTCGTACTGCTCAGGAAGGCCCTGGCGCGGCCTGATCGCAGCGCCCTGCACGGCCCGCGTCCGGGCGGTGAGAAGCGAGTGGCCTGGTCGCAGCCGATTCCCCTCGCCCAGGTCAAAGCGATCAAGAACGCCCTCGGCGCCACCGTTAACGATGTCCTGATGGCTGCGGTCGCCGGCGCCTTCCGGCGCTACCTGGAGCAGGGCGGCGAGCCCTACGACGCCCGGCTACGGGCCTCGGTGCCGGTCAACGTGCGCTCCGCCGGCGAGATCCCCAAGATGGAGAACCGGTTCGCCACGGTGCTTCTCGACCTGCCGCTGCACATCGGCGACGGCCTGACGCGGGTGCGGGAGGTCAAGGCTCGTATGGACGCTCTCAAGCGGTCCGTAGAACCGCTGGTGATGTTCGGGGCGGTGCAGGTGGTCCTCAAGACTCTGCCGCAGCGGGCCAGCCGGTGGGTGGCCGATTTCTTCGCCAACAAGTGCACCTGCGTGTTGACCAACGTTCCCGGCCCGCAGGAACCGGTGGCGATCTCCGGCCGGCGCATTCACGACATGATGTTTTGGGTGCCGCAGCGAGCCCACATCGGCATCGGCGTGTCGATCCTCAGCTTCGCCGGTACAGTGCGTCTGGGAGTGATCAGCGATGTCGATCTGATGGCCGAACCGCACCGTCTGGTGGAGGCCTTCCGGGAAGAGCTGGAGATTCTGAGGGAAGTGAGCGAGAAACCGGTGTCTACCTGA
- a CDS encoding MMPL family transporter, protein MSVLAGRRRVCHTLPRLGYSSPMLRSRFTWLLPLVAALVLSLLSLWVAGQLRIEGQLVDLLPAGTPAAEEYRSYLERFGGLETVYVMVTAADSAVSGSEPGGRGGDEVAEEGGAPAGLLVEVAEQLAAELESHAVVAEATAGISPEDLTFLTHEVLPRAVLAAPEEAVAERLATPAIADRVAELRRRLRSPAGRFAALFAAADPLGLAETLAGGTGSAAGGPIDPETGGFLSRDGAAALVLVTPAGSDIDSETGKALEAALANALAAVQESIPGRWRLSAVGGPLYAAQDERLFRRDLTRTVGFSIVAIALLLLLFFRGLRAPLAILLAVAAGVLWTGAAAAVLYGAVSALGVAFAAILLGLGVDYGIHGATRFRQYRLGGKAAGGSLFAACRDAGPAILTSAVTTALAFGVLSFGHFRPVRELGVLVLVGILAILVATLAVGAPILVLTAGEREDSKSTEGWIWRVLGRAVEIAVAWGRRRRRVVLVVALLLTAAALVGVRNLSFNGDLRSLRPADHPAMSAESALATGFDLGLDRSTVVVFGQDRAEALGRAAEVTRRLRAIGADVTSPADWLAEVPGRRQRLPAAAAAGSLRQALTAEGFALSAFERPLAVLDALAAGAGPPPIDWSAAPSALGRLLAEDAEGAWVAVSFGVPVGRWPAGPPPEILRGIEPRPAVASVPRLAAEIKDQVAGDLRRLGGIALALVALVVLVSFPGRPGRAVLALLPVTLGTLWTLGACGLLGLPLDPFTLLVAPLLLGIGVDDGLHALHGAGALHRSVLGAGRAMALTTLTTVIGFGSLALSGIPALRGGGLVVALGTALCLLVTLILLPALERLRREDPEGSSSFEPFAVDQPAPDEVPPHAPRTGRMARWLGPFSFSGVFWFRLHAFAARTLPERVKGWVIAVMAVLFWTCLRGVRRAIVRNLEPVLGPVGVFGGARRSFRTVHNLAWCMTERWERLETDVPFEVQQEGVETWRELLSRDRGFILVTAHIGSWEVGSTVPSSEDGVVVHVVREEEMDAKTQAALRRAIERRTGSAYRTHFASTIDPRLGIRLLEALRQGEVVALQGDRPRAAGRSIEMRLFGRPYRMPVGPAALARSAEVPLMPVFVFREGRRRYRVAPSEPIYIQRTQDRSADLRPALETLAAAIEEAVRHRPYQWFCFRDLWPKGG, encoded by the coding sequence ATGAGCGTCCTCGCGGGTCGTCGCCGAGTTTGCCACACCCTGCCGCGCCTGGGATACAGTTCGCCGATGCTCCGCAGCCGTTTCACCTGGCTGCTGCCCCTCGTCGCGGCGCTGGTCTTGTCCCTCCTCTCGTTATGGGTGGCCGGCCAATTGCGCATCGAGGGGCAGCTCGTCGACCTATTGCCGGCCGGCACTCCCGCGGCGGAGGAATACCGCAGCTATCTGGAGCGCTTCGGCGGCTTGGAAACGGTCTACGTGATGGTCACCGCGGCGGACTCCGCAGTCTCGGGCTCCGAGCCCGGCGGGCGAGGCGGCGACGAAGTCGCCGAGGAAGGGGGTGCGCCCGCCGGCCTGCTCGTCGAGGTGGCCGAGCAGTTGGCGGCGGAGCTCGAGAGCCACGCGGTGGTGGCCGAGGCGACGGCCGGCATCAGCCCCGAGGATCTCACCTTCCTCACCCACGAGGTGCTGCCGCGGGCGGTGCTGGCGGCGCCGGAAGAGGCCGTGGCAGAGCGCCTCGCCACCCCGGCGATTGCCGATCGGGTAGCGGAACTGCGCCGCCGCCTGCGCTCACCGGCGGGCCGCTTTGCGGCGCTCTTCGCGGCGGCCGATCCGCTGGGTCTCGCTGAGACCCTTGCGGGCGGCACCGGTTCCGCCGCCGGCGGGCCGATAGACCCGGAAACCGGAGGCTTTCTGTCCCGCGACGGCGCCGCCGCCCTGGTGCTGGTGACCCCCGCCGGCAGCGATATCGACAGCGAGACCGGCAAGGCTTTGGAGGCGGCTCTGGCAAATGCCTTGGCGGCGGTCCAGGAGTCCATCCCCGGCAGATGGCGGTTGTCCGCCGTCGGCGGGCCGCTCTACGCCGCCCAGGACGAGCGCCTCTTCCGGCGCGACCTCACCCGCACCGTCGGATTTTCCATCGTCGCTATCGCTCTCCTGCTGCTGCTCTTCTTCCGCGGTTTGCGGGCGCCCCTGGCGATCCTCCTGGCGGTGGCCGCAGGGGTGTTGTGGACCGGCGCGGCGGCGGCCGTGCTGTACGGCGCGGTCAGCGCCCTGGGAGTCGCCTTCGCGGCGATCCTGCTCGGCCTCGGAGTCGACTACGGGATCCACGGAGCGACTCGATTCCGCCAATATCGGCTGGGCGGAAAAGCCGCTGGCGGGTCCCTCTTCGCGGCTTGCCGCGATGCCGGTCCGGCGATTCTCACCTCCGCCGTGACCACCGCCCTGGCCTTCGGTGTCCTGTCCTTCGGCCACTTCCGGCCGGTTCGGGAACTCGGCGTTCTGGTGCTGGTGGGAATCCTCGCCATTCTCGTCGCGACCTTGGCCGTCGGCGCTCCGATCCTGGTTCTGACGGCCGGTGAGCGCGAGGATTCGAAGAGCACCGAAGGGTGGATTTGGCGAGTCCTGGGCCGGGCCGTGGAGATCGCCGTCGCCTGGGGACGCCGCCGGCGAAGGGTGGTTCTAGTGGTGGCACTGCTGCTCACCGCGGCCGCTCTCGTCGGGGTGCGGAATCTCTCGTTCAACGGCGATCTGCGCTCCCTGCGCCCGGCCGATCACCCGGCGATGTCCGCCGAGAGCGCCCTCGCTACGGGTTTCGATCTCGGCCTCGACCGCTCGACGGTGGTGGTCTTCGGCCAGGACCGCGCCGAGGCCCTTGGCCGAGCGGCGGAGGTGACGCGGCGGCTGCGGGCGATCGGCGCCGACGTCACCTCGCCGGCGGACTGGCTGGCCGAGGTGCCCGGCCGGCGCCAGCGGCTACCGGCCGCGGCGGCCGCTGGGTCGCTGCGCCAGGCCCTGACCGCCGAGGGCTTCGCACTCTCGGCCTTCGAGCGGCCGTTGGCGGTGCTCGACGCTCTGGCGGCCGGCGCCGGACCGCCGCCGATCGACTGGAGCGCCGCTCCCTCGGCGCTCGGCCGGCTGCTGGCGGAGGACGCTGAGGGCGCCTGGGTGGCGGTCTCGTTCGGAGTACCGGTGGGGCGCTGGCCGGCCGGTCCACCGCCGGAGATCCTACGCGGCATCGAGCCCCGGCCGGCGGTGGCTTCGGTGCCGCGCTTGGCGGCGGAGATCAAAGATCAGGTGGCCGGTGACCTGCGGCGCCTCGGAGGGATCGCCCTCGCCCTGGTGGCGCTGGTGGTGCTGGTGTCCTTCCCGGGACGCCCCGGCCGGGCCGTGCTCGCCCTGCTGCCGGTGACCCTGGGCACTCTATGGACCCTCGGCGCCTGCGGCCTCCTCGGGCTTCCCCTCGATCCATTCACCCTGCTCGTTGCGCCGCTGCTGCTGGGCATCGGGGTAGACGACGGTCTCCACGCCTTGCACGGCGCCGGCGCGCTCCATCGCTCGGTGCTCGGCGCCGGCCGGGCGATGGCGCTGACCACCCTCACCACCGTCATCGGCTTCGGCAGCCTCGCCCTGTCGGGCATTCCCGCGCTGCGCGGCGGGGGTTTGGTGGTGGCCCTGGGAACGGCCCTCTGTTTGCTGGTGACGTTGATCCTGCTGCCGGCCCTGGAGCGCTTGCGCCGGGAGGATCCGGAGGGCTCTTCAAGCTTCGAGCCCTTCGCCGTCGACCAGCCGGCGCCGGACGAAGTGCCGCCGCACGCACCGCGCACCGGCCGGATGGCCCGCTGGCTCGGTCCGTTCAGCTTTTCCGGTGTGTTCTGGTTTCGCCTCCACGCCTTCGCCGCCCGCACCCTGCCGGAGCGGGTCAAGGGCTGGGTGATCGCCGTGATGGCGGTGCTTTTCTGGACCTGCCTGCGGGGGGTGCGGCGGGCGATCGTCCGCAACCTGGAACCGGTGCTCGGACCGGTGGGCGTATTCGGCGGCGCCCGGCGGAGCTTTCGAACGGTCCACAACCTCGCCTGGTGCATGACCGAGCGCTGGGAACGGTTGGAGACGGACGTTCCCTTCGAGGTGCAGCAGGAGGGGGTCGAGACCTGGCGCGAGTTGCTCTCCCGGGACCGCGGATTCATCCTGGTCACGGCGCACATCGGCAGTTGGGAGGTGGGCTCGACCGTTCCCTCTTCGGAGGACGGGGTGGTGGTTCACGTGGTGCGCGAGGAAGAGATGGACGCCAAGACCCAGGCGGCGCTACGCCGGGCGATCGAGCGCCGCACCGGCTCGGCCTACCGCACGCACTTCGCCTCGACCATCGATCCGCGCCTCGGTATCCGCCTGCTGGAGGCCCTGCGCCAGGGTGAGGTGGTGGCTCTGCAGGGGGATCGGCCGCGGGCCGCCGGCCGCAGCATCGAAATGCGCCTCTTCGGCCGCCCCTATCGCATGCCCGTGGGACCGGCGGCGCTGGCGCGCTCGGCGGAGGTACCGCTGATGCCGGTGTTCGTGTTCCGCGAAGGGCGCCGAAGGTACCGCGTCGCTCCTTCGGAGCCGATCTACATCCAGCGCACCCAGGACCGCTCGGCTGATCTCCGGCCGGCCTTGGAAACCCTGGCGGCGGCGATCGAGGAGGCTGTCCGACACCGGCCCTATCAGTGGTTCTGCTTCCGAGACCTTTGGCCGAAGGGGGGCTAG
- a CDS encoding choice-of-anchor B family protein has translation MRHFVVFSLLILIAAAPSGFALACEHHHPPAAPARTGEPLATLAADCVGGEADGFPCDSVNLLARMPLADLGGGTAGNDVWGWTDPNTGTEYALMGMRNGTAFVDLSDPTNPVYLGLLPTHTSNNFWHDIKVVNDHAVIVSEAPGHGLQVFHLGMLANVSDPPVTFGEMAHHDGFGSAHNVVVNDETDLVVVVGSNQCSGGLYMLDMTNPHTPVFEGCFSADGYTHDAQCAVYQGPDTTYQGQEICFASNADTLTIVDVTDRSNPVQLSRTTYDDLGYAHQGWLTEDHAYFLLDDELDEINAGHNTQTYIWELSDLTAPQLIATHVSDLPASDHNLYIKGSFAYQANYRAGLRILNLSNIAAGELEEVAYFDTVPGSNAAGTNGSWSVYPFFASGTVLVSNVNEGLFILEPILCTAPEAPTGSSIVAGGDNAFDLSWDAGDLGEGFSVERALGGCGGTFETVAAGLTGTSFRDEPVSGQVTYGYRLRRADPSGECLSDATACVEVSTTGPCTAPPIFAGVTGVTNRATTSCALDVAWDPAVASCGAAVSYRVYRDTDPAFTPDAGNLLAAGLAGTSYGDSAVTSGVEYHYQVRATDSGSTSEDGNHRVASATPTGSDADGDFVNGAEVGEDILASGSATARHIGWEVEDSVARSGDRSYFSTYTNNLCVAMETDAITLTPGEASVLSFWSRYDIEDRYDGGVLQLSSDDGASWGNVTVSPPYPSTFNTSNDACGFSSGTPSFSGTQAAWTEHSADLSAFAGQAIKVRWIFSTDGGLTVDGWYIDDITLTHAQVPSMCSSTDIFGDGFESGTTDLWSASAGNP, from the coding sequence ATGCGCCACTTTGTCGTTTTCTCGCTGCTGATTCTGATCGCCGCCGCCCCTTCCGGATTCGCGCTGGCCTGCGAGCACCACCACCCGCCGGCAGCGCCCGCCCGGACCGGTGAACCCCTGGCGACCCTGGCGGCGGACTGCGTGGGTGGCGAGGCGGACGGTTTCCCCTGCGACTCCGTCAACCTGCTCGCCCGCATGCCCCTGGCAGATCTCGGTGGCGGCACCGCCGGCAACGACGTCTGGGGCTGGACGGATCCCAACACCGGCACGGAGTACGCCTTGATGGGGATGCGCAACGGCACCGCCTTCGTCGATCTGTCGGACCCGACGAATCCGGTCTACCTCGGCCTGCTGCCGACTCACACCAGCAACAACTTCTGGCACGACATCAAGGTCGTCAACGACCACGCAGTGATCGTTTCCGAGGCCCCCGGCCACGGCCTGCAGGTGTTTCACCTCGGCATGCTGGCGAACGTCAGCGATCCACCGGTGACCTTCGGCGAAATGGCCCACCATGACGGTTTCGGCAGCGCCCACAACGTAGTGGTCAACGACGAGACGGACCTGGTGGTGGTGGTGGGCTCCAACCAGTGCTCCGGCGGTCTCTACATGCTCGACATGACCAACCCCCACACGCCGGTGTTCGAGGGCTGCTTCAGTGCCGACGGCTACACCCACGACGCCCAGTGCGCCGTCTACCAAGGGCCGGACACGACCTACCAGGGGCAAGAAATCTGCTTCGCCAGCAATGCCGACACCCTCACCATCGTGGACGTCACGGACCGCTCGAACCCGGTGCAGCTCTCGCGCACCACCTACGACGATCTGGGTTACGCCCACCAGGGCTGGTTGACCGAGGACCACGCCTACTTCCTGCTCGACGACGAGCTGGACGAGATCAACGCCGGCCACAACACCCAAACCTACATCTGGGAGCTGTCGGACTTGACCGCCCCACAGCTCATCGCGACGCACGTATCGGACCTGCCGGCGAGTGACCACAACCTCTACATCAAGGGGTCCTTCGCCTACCAGGCGAACTACCGCGCCGGCCTGCGCATTCTGAATCTGTCGAACATCGCCGCCGGCGAGTTGGAGGAAGTCGCCTACTTCGATACCGTTCCCGGCAGCAATGCCGCCGGCACCAACGGGAGTTGGAGTGTCTACCCGTTCTTCGCCAGTGGAACGGTGCTGGTGAGCAACGTCAACGAAGGACTGTTCATCCTGGAGCCGATCCTGTGCACGGCACCGGAGGCGCCGACCGGCAGCAGCATTGTGGCTGGCGGCGACAACGCCTTCGACCTTTCCTGGGACGCCGGGGACCTGGGAGAAGGGTTCTCGGTGGAACGCGCCCTCGGCGGCTGCGGTGGCACCTTCGAGACCGTTGCGGCGGGCCTCACCGGCACCTCCTTCCGGGATGAGCCGGTGTCCGGTCAGGTGACCTACGGCTACCGGCTGCGCCGGGCCGATCCCTCGGGGGAATGCCTATCCGACGCTACCGCTTGCGTCGAGGTGTCGACCACCGGTCCCTGCACCGCGCCACCGATCTTCGCCGGCGTCACCGGCGTGACCAATCGGGCAACGACGAGCTGCGCCCTGGACGTCGCCTGGGACCCCGCCGTCGCCAGTTGCGGCGCCGCGGTGTCCTACCGGGTCTACCGCGACACCGATCCGGCCTTCACGCCGGACGCCGGCAACCTGCTCGCCGCGGGCCTGGCCGGCACCTCCTACGGCGATTCGGCGGTGACCAGCGGGGTGGAGTACCACTACCAGGTGCGCGCCACGGACTCCGGCAGCACCAGCGAGGACGGCAACCACCGAGTGGCTTCGGCGACTCCCACCGGCAGCGACGCGGACGGCGATTTCGTCAACGGCGCCGAGGTGGGGGAAGACATCCTCGCCTCCGGCAGCGCCACCGCCCGGCACATCGGCTGGGAAGTGGAGGATTCGGTGGCCCGCTCCGGCGACCGCAGCTACTTCTCCACCTACACCAACAACCTGTGCGTGGCCATGGAGACGGACGCCATCACCCTAACGCCGGGCGAGGCCTCGGTGCTTTCCTTCTGGAGCCGCTACGACATCGAGGACCGCTACGACGGCGGAGTGCTCCAGCTGTCTTCGGACGACGGCGCATCCTGGGGCAACGTCACCGTCAGCCCGCCCTATCCGTCGACCTTCAATACCTCCAACGACGCCTGCGGCTTCAGCTCCGGCACGCCCTCGTTCTCGGGCACCCAGGCCGCCTGGACGGAACACAGCGCCGACCTCTCGGCCTTCGCCGGTCAGGCGATCAAAGTGCGCTGGATTTTCTCCACCGATGGCGGCCTGACGGTGGACGGCTGGTACATCGACGACATCACCCTCACCCACGCCCAGGTGCCCTCGATGTGCTCTTCGACGGACATCTTCGGAGACGGCTTCGAAAGCGGAACGACGGATCTCTGGTCGGCCAGTGCGGGGAATCCTTGA
- a CDS encoding NAD(P)/FAD-dependent oxidoreductase, with translation MESQTATRPSSPPRPQVVIVGGGFGGIECVKKLDGADADVLLVDRNNYHLFTPLLYQVASSLLNPSDIAYPLRKLLRGSRNLRFRRSTVTDIDLDGKYLTTADGHRIDWDVLVLAAGSESNFFGNGEIAERSIGLKNLDEALQLRNHILSCLDQASRATDPEEIAAWLTFVIVGGGPTGVEYAGALAELFRLVLRAEYPELIGHSPRIVLVEAMDRLLPPFDPRLGAYAEKVLTRLGVEVMTGVRVEGATDSEVRLSGVEPAGEVEIASRTLVWAAGVRPTDLAGEVEAEKSRSRRLRVDEFLRLDGRNDVYAIGDLASVDQDGQELPMLSPPAMQAGRYVARRILAGLRRKGSKKPFRYKDKGTMAVIGRNAAVAEVGALRLTGFIGWLAWLGLHLYYLVGFRNRLAVMISWGFNYLKADRPVRLITRAKAAPLADA, from the coding sequence ATGGAAAGCCAGACTGCAACTCGGCCATCGAGTCCGCCCCGTCCACAGGTGGTGATTGTCGGCGGCGGTTTCGGCGGCATCGAGTGCGTCAAGAAGCTCGACGGCGCCGACGCCGACGTGCTGCTGGTGGACCGCAACAATTACCACCTGTTCACCCCGCTGCTATACCAGGTGGCGAGTTCGCTCTTGAACCCGTCGGACATTGCCTACCCGCTGCGCAAGTTGCTGCGCGGATCGCGCAACCTGCGTTTCCGGCGCTCGACGGTGACGGACATCGACCTCGACGGGAAATACCTGACGACCGCCGACGGGCACCGCATCGACTGGGACGTCCTGGTGCTGGCCGCCGGTAGCGAATCCAATTTCTTCGGCAACGGCGAGATCGCCGAGCGCTCCATCGGCCTCAAGAACCTGGACGAAGCCTTGCAGCTTCGGAACCACATCCTCAGTTGCCTCGACCAGGCCAGCCGAGCCACCGACCCGGAAGAGATTGCCGCCTGGCTCACCTTTGTGATCGTCGGCGGCGGACCGACCGGAGTGGAGTACGCCGGTGCGCTGGCGGAGTTGTTCCGGCTGGTGCTGCGCGCCGAGTACCCGGAGCTGATCGGACACAGCCCCCGAATCGTCCTGGTCGAAGCCATGGACCGGTTGCTGCCGCCCTTCGATCCGCGCCTCGGCGCCTATGCCGAAAAGGTGCTGACCCGACTCGGTGTCGAGGTGATGACCGGCGTGCGGGTGGAGGGCGCGACGGATTCCGAAGTGCGCTTGTCGGGAGTCGAACCGGCGGGCGAGGTAGAGATCGCCTCGCGCACTCTGGTGTGGGCCGCCGGCGTGCGCCCGACGGATCTCGCCGGCGAGGTGGAGGCGGAGAAGAGCCGCAGCCGGCGCCTGCGGGTGGACGAATTCTTGCGCCTCGACGGCCGCAACGACGTGTACGCCATTGGCGATCTCGCTTCCGTCGATCAGGACGGCCAGGAGCTGCCGATGCTCAGCCCGCCGGCGATGCAGGCCGGCCGCTATGTGGCCCGGCGGATCCTCGCCGGCCTCCGCCGGAAAGGCTCGAAGAAGCCCTTCCGCTACAAGGACAAGGGCACCATGGCGGTGATTGGTCGCAACGCCGCCGTCGCCGAGGTCGGCGCGCTGCGCCTCACCGGTTTCATCGGCTGGTTGGCCTGGCTCGGGCTACACCTCTACTACCTGGTGGGCTTCCGCAATCGCCTGGCGGTGATGATCTCCTGGGGGTTCAACTACCTGAAGGCGGACCGGCCGGTGCGGCTGATCACCCGCGCCAAGGCCGCCCCGTTGGCGGACGCCTAG
- a CDS encoding succinylglutamate desuccinylase/aspartoacylase family protein — protein sequence MPVATLPKAPPLPGVERVVGRRRGAAAGPTLLCIAALHGNEPAGFLGVRRVLAALAGISELRGEIVALVGNRKALAAGQRFLVEDLNRLWSEERLEQLRAGVFEPHAEDEEMLELDDEIRRVTAEARGPIYVLDLHTTSGPGTAFAVLDDTLPNRDFALEFPAPLVLGLEEELSGPLLPMLLERGMVTVGFESGQHDDPASVDGAEAAVWIALETSGVLPPGHPEVARARALLSERTSHLPHVTEVRYRHPVDPADRFTMEPGFASFDRVTVGQRLAADRNGPIHCPEDGLILMPLYQDQGEDGFFIVRAIEARWLRVSERLRRLGIEKWVHWLPGVRRHPSQAHTFVVNRRVARWFALELFHLLGFRRHGRVGDELVVSRRSGDV from the coding sequence ATGCCGGTAGCAACGCTTCCCAAGGCTCCGCCTTTACCCGGGGTCGAGAGGGTCGTCGGCCGTCGCCGTGGCGCCGCGGCCGGCCCGACCCTCCTCTGCATTGCCGCCCTCCACGGCAACGAACCGGCCGGCTTCCTCGGCGTGCGGCGGGTGTTGGCGGCACTCGCGGGTATCTCGGAGCTGCGCGGCGAGATCGTTGCCCTGGTGGGCAACCGCAAGGCGTTGGCCGCCGGCCAGCGCTTCTTGGTCGAGGATCTCAACCGTCTATGGAGCGAGGAGCGGCTGGAGCAGCTACGGGCCGGCGTCTTCGAGCCGCACGCCGAAGACGAAGAGATGCTGGAGTTGGACGACGAAATCCGACGCGTCACCGCCGAGGCCCGCGGGCCGATCTACGTGCTGGATCTCCACACCACGTCCGGCCCCGGCACGGCTTTCGCGGTGCTCGACGACACCCTGCCCAACCGGGACTTCGCCCTCGAGTTTCCGGCGCCACTGGTCCTCGGACTGGAAGAAGAGTTGTCCGGTCCCCTGTTGCCGATGCTGCTGGAGCGGGGCATGGTGACGGTGGGCTTCGAAAGCGGGCAGCATGACGATCCGGCTTCCGTCGATGGTGCCGAGGCGGCGGTCTGGATCGCTCTGGAAACCAGCGGCGTGCTGCCACCGGGCCACCCCGAAGTGGCGCGTGCCCGCGCCCTGTTGAGCGAACGTACCAGCCACTTGCCGCACGTTACGGAGGTGCGCTACCGCCACCCCGTCGATCCGGCGGATCGATTCACTATGGAGCCGGGCTTTGCCAGTTTCGATCGGGTCACCGTCGGTCAGCGCCTGGCGGCGGACCGCAACGGGCCGATCCACTGCCCGGAGGACGGTTTGATCTTGATGCCCCTCTATCAGGACCAGGGGGAGGACGGTTTCTTCATCGTGCGGGCGATCGAGGCGCGCTGGCTGCGGGTTTCGGAACGTCTGCGGCGTCTCGGGATCGAGAAATGGGTGCACTGGCTGCCCGGGGTGCGCCGGCATCCTTCGCAGGCCCATACCTTCGTGGTCAACCGGCGAGTGGCGCGTTGGTTCGCCCTGGAACTGTTCCATCTGCTGGGCTTCCGCCGTCACGGCCGGGTGGGTGACGAGCTGGTGGTTTCCCGCCGCAGCGGCGACGTCTGA
- a CDS encoding polyphosphate kinase 2 family protein → MIEPVDSPYLVPFDGSFRRTELPTQPPSGPLARKQAKALLAEQVDQLAKLQRKLYADDRYALLLVFQAMDAAGKDGTIRAVLTGVNPAGFQVSNFKQPSAEELDHDFLWRISRRLPERGRIGVFNRSHYEEVLVVRVHPEYLGPQRLPRLMSMDQRWSERYQSIRQFEEHLARNGTKILKFWLNVSKEEQRQRFLARIDERRKNWKFSAGDVRERGFWDRYMEAYEDALNATSRPHAPWYAIPADDKRYMRLQVAKIVVESLRRLHLNYPELPADERAALAEQRRLLVEEAGG, encoded by the coding sequence ATGATCGAACCCGTAGATAGCCCGTACCTCGTGCCCTTCGACGGGTCCTTTCGACGCACGGAACTGCCCACCCAGCCTCCTTCCGGACCCTTGGCTCGCAAGCAGGCGAAGGCTCTCCTGGCGGAGCAGGTAGACCAGCTCGCAAAGCTTCAGCGAAAGCTCTACGCCGACGACCGCTACGCTCTGCTGCTGGTGTTTCAGGCGATGGACGCGGCCGGCAAAGACGGCACCATTCGAGCTGTACTCACCGGCGTCAATCCGGCGGGCTTCCAGGTTTCCAATTTCAAGCAACCGTCGGCCGAAGAACTCGACCACGACTTTCTGTGGCGGATTTCCCGCCGGCTACCGGAACGCGGCCGCATCGGCGTCTTCAACCGCAGCCACTACGAAGAGGTGTTGGTGGTGCGGGTGCATCCGGAATACCTCGGGCCCCAGCGCTTGCCGCGGCTGATGTCGATGGACCAGCGCTGGTCCGAGCGCTACCAGTCCATCCGCCAGTTCGAAGAGCATCTGGCCCGCAACGGCACCAAGATCCTGAAGTTCTGGCTCAATGTCTCCAAGGAAGAGCAGCGGCAGCGCTTCCTGGCGCGCATCGACGAGCGCCGGAAGAACTGGAAGTTCTCCGCCGGCGACGTGCGGGAGCGCGGTTTCTGGGACCGCTATATGGAAGCCTACGAGGATGCCCTGAACGCCACTTCGCGCCCGCATGCGCCGTGGTATGCGATTCCGGCGGACGATAAGCGCTATATGCGCCTGCAGGTGGCGAAGATCGTCGTCGAGTCCCTGCGACGGTTGCATCTGAATTACCCGGAACTACCGGCGGACGAGCGCGCCGCCCTGGCCGAACAGCGGCGCCTCTTGGTGGAGGAAGCCGGCGGTTAG